One window of the Candidatus Binatia bacterium genome contains the following:
- a CDS encoding tripartite tricarboxylate transporter substrate-binding protein: MKARYPFGVRRLLLCSLYLVLTFALAASVYGQEQFYKGKAIRIVVGFSAGGGFDTYARALSRHIGKQIAGNPTVIVENMVGAGSLIAANHVYNVAKPDGLTIGHFIGGLFLGQVVGQKGVEFDARKFEFIGAPTTDHVVCAFTKASGISSVEKWAASKTPVKMGGTGPGNSTPDNATRIIKAATGLPIQLVSGYKGTSDIRLAAESGELGGGCWGWESVRVTWRKALESGDAVVVLQANRKTHPELAKVPQAMSLAKSDEGRKMIEVGIHGDSEIVRTYTLPPGTPKDRVQILRKAFEATLKDAEFVAEAKKADLNINLVPGDEVEKIISGLFKLDPALVAKFKDVLYN; encoded by the coding sequence ATGAAAGCTCGATATCCGTTCGGCGTTCGGCGTCTCTTACTCTGTTCCCTTTATCTCGTTCTTACCTTTGCCCTGGCCGCGTCGGTTTACGGTCAAGAGCAATTTTATAAGGGCAAGGCGATACGGATCGTCGTAGGATTCTCCGCGGGCGGCGGTTTCGATACCTACGCTCGCGCACTCTCGCGTCATATCGGCAAGCAGATCGCCGGCAATCCCACCGTGATCGTGGAGAATATGGTGGGCGCGGGAAGCTTGATTGCCGCCAATCATGTTTACAACGTCGCCAAGCCGGACGGCCTTACGATCGGCCATTTCATCGGCGGCCTGTTCCTGGGCCAGGTCGTGGGACAAAAAGGCGTGGAGTTCGACGCGAGAAAGTTCGAATTCATCGGGGCGCCCACAACCGATCACGTGGTGTGCGCCTTCACCAAAGCAAGCGGGATTTCCAGCGTCGAGAAGTGGGCCGCATCCAAGACTCCGGTGAAAATGGGAGGGACCGGACCGGGCAATTCCACGCCCGACAACGCCACGAGAATCATCAAGGCCGCGACCGGTCTGCCCATCCAGCTTGTCTCAGGTTACAAGGGCACTTCCGATATCCGGCTGGCTGCGGAAAGCGGCGAGCTTGGCGGCGGGTGCTGGGGATGGGAATCGGTTAGAGTCACCTGGCGCAAGGCGCTGGAGTCGGGCGACGCGGTGGTCGTCCTCCAGGCCAACCGTAAGACTCATCCCGAGCTTGCGAAAGTGCCGCAGGCGATGAGCCTCGCCAAGAGCGACGAAGGCCGCAAGATGATCGAAGTCGGAATTCACGGCGACAGCGAAATCGTCCGCACCTACACCCTCCCACCCGGAACCCCCAAAGACCGCGTGCAGATTTTGCGCAAAGCTTTTGAGGCGACTCTCAAAGACGCGGAGTTCGTCGCGGAAGCCAAGAAAGCGGACTTGAACATCAATCTCGTGCCCGGCGACGAGGTGGAGAAGATCATCTCCGGGCTCTTTAAGCTCGACCCGGCCCTGGTCGCCAAATTCAAGGACGTTCTCTACAACTGA